One Purpureocillium takamizusanense chromosome 1, complete sequence genomic window carries:
- a CDS encoding uncharacterized protein (EggNog:ENOG503P6FE~SECRETED:SignalP(1-18~SECRETED:cutsite=ASA-QS~SECRETED:prob=0.5298)): protein MRFATVILSGALALVASAQSDTTATAATPTQSISPAQSSAAACLAACKPGDVDCQSHCITVPSPDKDQVNATNKCVANCPQGNGTKAETDKYTECTQKCIKDNYYVSSVGTPKATGGSGGSGSDNNGGSSSSGSDASQTSGGSGGSGGSSASGTGATATRSGGASGTNTASGGSSTSTGLAPMLTAAPAAVVGLVAAVLAL, encoded by the coding sequence ATGCGCTTCGCTACCGTCATCCTGTCTggcgctctcgccctcgtcgcctcggcccagagcgacaccaccgccacggccgccacgcccacgcAGTCCATCTCGCCTGCCCAGTCGTCGgccgctgcctgcctggccgcctGCAAGCctggcgacgtcgactgcCAGTCGCACTGCATCACCGTCCCGTCCCCCGACAAGGACCAGGTCAACGCCACCAACAAGTGCGTTGCCAACTGCCCCCAGGGTAATGGCACCAAAGCCGAAACCGATAAGTACACAGAGTGCACGCAGAAGTGCATCAAAGACAACTACTACGTCTCGTCGGTCGGCACCCCCAAGGCCACCGGCGGCTCTGGCGGTTCCGGCTCTGACAACAacggcggctcctcctcgagcggctcCGACGCCTCCCAGACCTCGGGCGGCTCGGGCGGCTCTGGCGGCTCCTCTGccagcggcaccggcgccacggccacccggagcggcggcgcgtctggAACCAAcacggccagcggcggctcaTCCACGTCGACCGGTCTCGCGCCCATGCTGActgctgcccctgccgccgtcgtcggtctcgtcgctgccgtcctcGCTCTGTAA
- the MDE1 gene encoding Methylthioribulose 1-phosphate dehydratase (EggNog:ENOG503NV09~COG:E): MASTSSSQEAPAQDKRRRVDADPDAAAANPDRLITSADPEHPANLIPSLCAKFWTLGWVTGTGGGCSIRDGDLVYIAPSGVQKELMKNTDIYVLSLSAQRDPTFRQRTYLRSPPCYKPSQCTPLFLAAFTRRGAGCCIHTHSQWAVLVTLLLEQQQQQQQQQQQQGGAGGAGSGGSGSGSGGGGGGRNVFEINNLEQIKGFGRGPSKQGNLGYHDTLRIPVIENTPHEEDLTEYLEAAMEEFPDTYAVLVRRHGVYVWGDNVHKAKTQCESLDYLFQLAVEMRKLGISWISDIPRIAPDRP; this comes from the exons AtggcctccacctcctcctctcaAGAAGCGCCAGCCCAGgacaagcgccgccgcgtcgacgccgaccccgatgctgccgccgccaacccggACCGTCTCATCACGTCGGCCGACCCGGAGCACCCCGCCAACCTCATCCCCTCTCTCTGCGCCAAGTTCTGGACCCTTGGCTGGGTCACcggcactggcggcggctgctccaTCCGCGATGG CGACCTCGTCTACATCGCCCCCTCGGGCGTCCAAAAGGAGCTCATGAAGAACACGGACATCTAcgtcctctccctctccgcccAGCGGGACCCGACCTTCCGGCAGCGCACCTACCTGCGCTCCCCGCCGTGCTACAAGCCCTCGCAGTGCAcgcccctcttcctcgccgccttcacccgccgcggcgccggctgctgcatccACACGCACTCGCAGTGGGCCGTCCTCGTaaccctcctcctcgagcagcagcagcagcagcagcagcagcagcagcagcaaggcggcgccggcggcgccggcagtggtggtagtggtagtggtagtggtggtggtggtgggggaaGAAATGTCTTCGAAATCAACAACCTGGAACAGATCAAGGGCTTCGGCAGGGGCCCCTCCAAGCAGGGCAACCTCGGCTACCACGACACCCTGCGCATCCCCGTCATTGAGAACACGCCCCACGAGGAGGACCTCACCGAGtacctcgaggccgccatggagGAGTTCCCCGACACGTACGCCGTGCTCGTCCGTCGGCACGGCGTCTACGTCTGGGGCGACAACGTCCACAAGGCCAAGACGCAGTGCGAGAG TCTCGACTATCTCTTCCAGCTGGCTGTAGAGATGAGGAAGCTTGGCATATCCTGGATCAGCGATATCCCGCGCATTGCTCCAGACCGTCCATAG
- the MDE1 gene encoding Methylthioribulose 1-phosphate dehydratase (EggNog:ENOG503NV09~COG:E) has protein sequence MKNTDIYVLSLSAQRDPTFRQRTYLRSPPCYKPSQCTPLFLAAFTRRGAGCCIHTHSQWAVLVTLLLEQQQQQQQQQQQQGGAGGAGSGGSGSGSGGGGGGRNVFEINNLEQIKGFGRGPSKQGNLGYHDTLRIPVIENTPHEEDLTEYLEAAMEEFPDTYAVLVRRHGVYVWGDNVHKAKTQCESLDYLFQLAVEMRKLGISWISDIPRIAPDRP, from the exons ATGAAGAACACGGACATCTAcgtcctctccctctccgcccAGCGGGACCCGACCTTCCGGCAGCGCACCTACCTGCGCTCCCCGCCGTGCTACAAGCCCTCGCAGTGCAcgcccctcttcctcgccgccttcacccgccgcggcgccggctgctgcatccACACGCACTCGCAGTGGGCCGTCCTCGTaaccctcctcctcgagcagcagcagcagcagcagcagcagcagcagcagcaaggcggcgccggcggcgccggcagtggtggtagtggtagtggtagtggtggtggtggtgggggaaGAAATGTCTTCGAAATCAACAACCTGGAACAGATCAAGGGCTTCGGCAGGGGCCCCTCCAAGCAGGGCAACCTCGGCTACCACGACACCCTGCGCATCCCCGTCATTGAGAACACGCCCCACGAGGAGGACCTCACCGAGtacctcgaggccgccatggagGAGTTCCCCGACACGTACGCCGTGCTCGTCCGTCGGCACGGCGTCTACGTCTGGGGCGACAACGTCCACAAGGCCAAGACGCAGTGCGAGAG TCTCGACTATCTCTTCCAGCTGGCTGTAGAGATGAGGAAGCTTGGCATATCCTGGATCAGCGATATCCCGCGCATTGCTCCAGACCGTCCATAG